CATTCACGCCATTGAATTTGATTTATTAAATCCACCGTACGACTCAATTAACCAAGTGAGCGTGGCCGAACTTCAAACATTGAGCAGCCACTCATTGCTGAAAACCGGCAAAACGTTGGGATTCAAATTCAAATCAGGTTCTGATATCAAGGCTGAAAAAAATTAAGCTTCAATTCTTGCTCTTCTGGCAGAAACTCGTATATTTGCACTCCTTTTTGGCAAAAGTGCCATTGGTTTGTTGCGTGAATTCAAGGTGTAACGCCAGATTCACGTAATCAAATGAGGTAAAAATATTTGCGAAGTTGATGGATTAAAAGTCGCTGTATAACAACTAATAATTCCTTGGTGCGTGAATACTTTTAAATGTATTGCTTTTTTAAACCAAACAAAATTTTAGTTTGGCCCGTTCGTCTAGGGGTTAGGACAGCAGATTTTCATTCTGTAAACAGGGGTTCGATTCCCCTACGGGCTACTATAGAGAGTGAGTGTGAGTGTGAGAGTGAGAGTGAGGGCGGAGAAATAGGGAAGAGAGAATGACTGAATCAAACGAGGTTCAGTGAAGGAGATAAAAAAGTAAATAAAATTTGGCCCGTTCGTCTAGGGGTTAGGACAGCAGATTTTCATTCTGTAAACAGGGGTTCGATTCCCCTACGGGCTACAAGAATAAAAGAACTTAATTAAAGTAGATTATGGCAAATCACAAGTCGGCAATTAAACGCATCCGCGCTAATAATGCAAAAAAACTGGTAAACAGATATCAGCATAAAACTGTGCGTAATGCAGTAAAATCACTCCGTGATACAAAAGATAAAAAGGCAGCCGCTGAAGCACTTCCAAAAGTTAGTGCCATGTTAGATAAACTTGCAAAACGCAACGTTATTCACAAAAACAAAGCTGCAAACCTGAAGTCAAGTTTATCTAAAAGAGTTAATTCTCTCTAGTAATTGACTGATTGAAACTACGCAAGGTCTTTTTCCGGCGAGGAAGAAGGCCTTTTTTTGGTTTATAGAATATGCAAGTCAACATTGAGCCCGGCTGGAAACAGAGATTGTCAGAAGAATTTGAAAAACCTTACTTCAGATTGCTGGTCAATAAAGTGCGTGATGCCTATGAACAACATGATATCTGGCCTAAAGGCTCAAACATCTTCAATGCCTTTGACAAATGCCCATTTGATCAAGTAAAGGTTGTAATTTTAGGTCAAGACCCCTACCCAACCCCGGGTCACGCTCACGGATTATGCTTTTCAGTGCCTGCGAATGTGAGGCCAATTCCTAAATCACTCATAAATATTTTTAAAGAAATTCAGCAAGATATTGGTACCCCGTTTCCTGCAGACGGCAAC
This genomic stretch from Crocinitomicaceae bacterium harbors:
- a CDS encoding 30S ribosomal protein S20, which translates into the protein MANHKSAIKRIRANNAKKLVNRYQHKTVRNAVKSLRDTKDKKAAAEALPKVSAMLDKLAKRNVIHKNKAANLKSSLSKRVNSL
- the ung gene encoding uracil-DNA glycosylase — translated: MQVNIEPGWKQRLSEEFEKPYFRLLVNKVRDAYEQHDIWPKGSNIFNAFDKCPFDQVKVVILGQDPYPTPGHAHGLCFSVPANVRPIPKSLINIFKEIQQDIGTPFPADGNLERWAEQGVLLLNATLTVQAHAANSHKDFGWEKFTDEVIHIISRDKQGVVFLLWGAHAIQKTKLIDAKKHTILTSVHPSPLSAHRGFLGCKHFSKTNEILISQHQKPIIW